A region of Arabidopsis thaliana chromosome 5, partial sequence DNA encodes the following proteins:
- a CDS encoding MBOAT (membrane bound O-acyl transferase) family protein (MBOAT (membrane bound O-acyl transferase) family protein; CONTAINS InterPro DOMAIN/s: Wax synthase (InterPro:IPR017088); BEST Arabidopsis thaliana protein match is: MBOAT (membrane bound O-acyl transferase) family protein (TAIR:AT5G55350.1); Has 1807 Blast hits to 1807 proteins in 277 species: Archae - 0; Bacteria - 0; Metazoa - 736; Fungi - 347; Plants - 385; Viruses - 0; Other Eukaryotes - 339 (source: NCBI BLink).) codes for MDEELKNLIKVWVSAIISISYCYYIPPRIKSGAPRFLSVSPVLALFLVLPLFFSSLHLSLITAFFLTWLANFKLILFSFDKGPLIPIPTNFPRFFCFTCFPIKVQQNPKSQNHLPKLVFAIKLAIFAVLLHLYSYRQNLSPTILLGLYFVHLYLEIEIILTFVKVVVFISLGCDLEPQSNKPYLATSLQDFWGRRWNLMVPAILRPAVYAPMRRVSERKMSSGWALFPGILAAFIVSGLVHELLFFYLIREMPTGEVTLFFVLHGVCTAVELAVKKKTTVAQRWRLSPGVSRVLTVGFVFVTGGWLFTPQLKRSGVMERFTSEAVLLVEFIKR; via the coding sequence atggatgaagaactCAAGAACTTGATCAAAGTATGGGTTTCTGCAATAATCTCGATATCTTATTGTTACTACATACCACCTAGAATCAAATCTGGTGCTCCTCGATTCCTCTCTGTTTCCCCTgttcttgctctgtttcttgttcttcctctgtttttctcctCTCTGCATTTATCTTTAATCACAGCGTTTTTCCTCACATGGCTTGCTAATTTCAAACTCATCCTCTTCTCCTTCGATAAAGGTCCTTTAATCCCAATTCCAACAAATTTCCCTCGATTCTTCTGCTTCACTTGCTTCCCCATCAAGGTTcagcaaaaccctaaatctcaAAACCATTTGCCCAAATTGGTTTTCGCCATTAAACTTGCAATCTTTGCAGTGCTATTACATTTGTATAGCTACAGACAAAATCTGTCTCCGACTATACTATTAGGTCTCTATTTTGTGCATCTCTACTTAGAGATTGAGATTATATTAACGTTTGttaaagttgttgtttttatctCTCTTGGCTGCGATCTTGAGCCACAGTCCAATAAACCGTACTTAGCCACATCTCTACAAGACTTCTGGGGTCGCCGGTGGAATCTCATGGTTCCGGCGATTCTCCGGCCAGCCGTTTACGCACCAATGCGGCGAGTCTCTGAACGCAAAATGAGTTCCGGTTGGGCTCTGTTTCCGGGGATTTTGGCAGCGTTTATCGTCTCCGGTTTGGTTCACGAATTGCTCTTCTTCTATTTGATACGTGAGATGCCTACAGGAGAAGTTACTCTGTTCTTTGTGTTACATGGCGTTTGTACTGCTGTAGAATTGgcggtgaagaagaaaacgacgGTAGCACAGCGGTGGCGGTTGAGTCCGGGGGTGTCGCGGGTTCTCACGGTGGGGTTTGTGTTTGTGACTGGTGGTTGGTTGTTTACACCTCAGCTTAAAAGGAGCGGGGTGATGGAGAGATTCACATCTGAAGCTGTGTTGCTCGTTGAGTTCATTAAGCGataa
- the EDM2 gene encoding ENHANCED DOWNY MILDEW 2 has protein sequence MTFVDDDEEEDFSVPQSASNYYFEDDDKEPVSFARLPIQWSVEEKVDGSGLGFYLRGRSDNGLLPLHKLVKAWRYDLSNFQPEISVLTKDNIWIKLEEPRKSYGELIRTVLVTLHSIQFLRRNPQASEKALWEKLTRSLRSYDVKPSQNDLVDHIGLIAEAAKRDRNLANSKFILAFLTKKPTKRRLPDEDNAKDDFIVGDEDTYVASDEDELDDEDDDFFESVCAICDNGGEILCCEGSCLRSFHATKKDGEDSLCDSLGFNKMQVEAIQKYFCPNCEHKIHQCFICKNLGSSDNSSGAAEVFQCVSATCGYFYHPHCVTRRLRLGNKEESEALERQIIAGEYTCPLHKCSVCENGEVKTDSNLQFAVCRRCPKSYHRKCLPREISFEDIEDEDILTRAWDGLLHNRVLIYCQEHEIDEELLTPVRDHVKFPFTEEQKVFVKEQRRILESHVGRDKARLKVKDPALQDTCGKASKNSFRSSFPSSKDGFSTKKHGLVSSVPDHSRKRKDIDPSIKHKMVPQKSQKMMEDSREAGKNKLGVKEARDAGKSKISLGERLFSYTQEPNPVKPGRVIPVDSKHNKTDSIASKEPGSEIPTLDNDSQRRLLAVMKKATEEITMGTILKKFKIQSTMSTHSTRNVVDKTITMGKVEGSVQAIRTALKKLEEGGNIEDAKAVCEPEVLSQILKWKDKLKVYLAPFLHGARYTSFGRHFTNPEKLQQIVDRLHWYADDGDMIVDFCCGSNDFSCLMNAKLEETGKKCLYKNYDLFPAKNNFNFERKDWMTVSKDELEPGSKLIMGLNPPFGVNASLANKFITKALEFRPKILILIVPPETERLDKKKSSYVLIWEDKTFLSGNSFYLPGSVNEEDKQLEDWNLVPPPLSLWSRSDFAAKHKKIAEKHCHLSRDVGSSKLKIVEEEANASLHPLGASDGMCDDIPMEKDELEVAECVNKILVSEKIDTVETVARVHQSDHLSRRSQLKKEGKTKDYSGRKLGKSMDSNNVDWKSNDMEEDQGELSRAPESIKVKIPEMTSDWQSPVRSSPDDIYAVCTSISTTTPQRSHEAVEASLPAITRTKSNLGKNIREHGCKVQGTGKPEVSRDRPSSVRTSREDIYTVRPSPENTGQKPFEAFEPSYGASLSHFDDGLAAKYGGFGGGYRMPDPPFLPDQFPLRNGPNEMFDFRGYSDLDRGIGQREYPQQYGGHLDPMLAPPPPPNLMDNAFPLQQRYAPHFDQMNYQRMSSFPPQPPLQPSGHNLLNPHDFPLPPPPPSDFEMSPRGFAPGPNPNYPYMSRSGGWIND, from the exons ATGACGTTCGTTgacgatgatgaagaggaagacttCTCTGTTCCTCAATCAGCTTCCAATTATTATttcgaagatgatgataaagagCCTGTTTCGTTTGCTCGTCTCCCAATTCAATGGAGCGTGGAGGAGAAAGTTGATGGTAGTGGTTTAGGTTTTTACTTGCGAGGAAGATCTGATAACGGCCTTTTGCCTCTGCATAAGCTTGTTAAGGCTTGGAGATACGATCTTTCGAACTTCCAGCCTGAGATTTCTGTTCTTACGAAGGATAATATATGGATTAAGCTTGAGGAACCGAGGAAAAGCTATGGGGAATTGATTAGAACTGTTTTGGTCACGTTGCATTCCATTCAGTTTCTTAGGAGGAATCCCCAAGCGTCCGAGAAAGCTCTCTGGGAGAAATTAACTAGAAGTTTGAG GTCATATGATGTGAAGCCATCGCAGAATGATTTGGTGGATCATATTGGTTTAATCGCTGAAGCTGCGAAAAGAGATAGAAATTTGGCGAATTCGAAG TTTATACTTGCATTTCTCACAAAAAAGCCTACCAAAAGGAGATTACCTGACGAG gACAATGCAAAAGATGATTTCATAGTTGGAGATGAGGACACTTATGTAGCTTCCGATGAAGATGAAttggatgatgaagacgatgatTTTTTTGAGTCTGTTTGTGCAATATGTGACAATGGTGGCGAGATTTTGTG TTGTGAAGGAAGCTGCCTGAGATCATTTCATGCTACCAAAAAAGATGGTGAAGATTCACTTTGTGATTCTCTTGGCTTTAACAAGATGCAAGTGGAA GCAATTCAGAAATACTTTTGCCCAAACTGTGAGCATAAGATACATCAATGCTTCATTTGCAAGAACCTTGGCTCTTCTGATAACTCTTCTGGAGCAGCAGAG GTTTTCCAATGCGTGTCAGCCACCTGTGGCTACTTTTACCATCCTCACTGTGTCACAAGACGGCTACGTTTaggaaataaagaagagtCTGAAGCACTAGAAAGACAAATCATTGCTGGAGAGTATACATGCCCATTGCACAAATGCAGTGTCTGTGAAAACGGAGAGGTTAAGACAGACTCTAATTTGCAATTTGCTGTTTGCCGGCGTTGTCCAAAGTCCTACCATAGAAAATGCCTACCGCG GGAAATTTCTTTTGAAGATATTGAGGACGAGGATATATTAACTAGGGCATGGGACGGACTCTTGCACAACCGTGTACTCATATATTGCCA AGAACATGAGATAGATGAAGAACTTCTGACACCAGTTAGAGACCATGTTAAGTTTCCTTTCACGGAAGAGCAGAAGGTCTTCGTGAAAGAGCAAAGAAGGATACTGGAATCACATGTGGGACGAGATAAAGCAAGACTTAAGGTTAAGGATCCTGCCTTACAAGATACTTGTGGAAAAGCTTCTAAGAATTCCTTTAGAAGTTCGTTTCCTTCTTCAAAAGATGGTTTCTCCACAAAGAAGCATGGATTAGTTTCATCCGTACCAGATCATTCGAGGAAACGTAAGGATATTGATCCATCCATAAAGCATAAAATGGTTCCACAAAAATCCCAGAAGATGATGGAAGACTCCCGTGAAGCTGGCAAAAACAAGCTGGGAGTAAAAGAAGCCCGTGATGCTGGTAAAAGCAAGATTTCACTGGGTGAGAGGTTGTTTAGTTATACCCAGGAACCTAATCCAGTAAAACCTGGGCGCGTGATTCCTGTTGATAGCAAGCACAATAAGACTGACTCAATTGCCTCCAAGGAGCCAGGAAGTGAAATTCCTACATTAGACAACGACTCTCAAAGGag GCTCTTGGCAGTGATGAAAAAAGCTACGGAAGAAATAACTATGGGTactattttaaagaaattcaaaattcaatcTACTATGAGTACACACTCCACAAGGAATGTTGTGGACAAGACAATCACTATGGGGAAGGTAGAGGGATCAGTCCAG GCTATCAGAACAGCACTAAAAAAGCTTGAGGAAGGAGGAAACATTGAGGATGCAAAAGCAGTTTGTGAGCCAGAGGTTCTGAGCCAAATCCTCAAGTGGAAG GATAAGCTCAAAGTTTATCTTGCTCCTTTTCTCCATGGTGCACGCTATACCTCATTTGGTCGTCATTTTACTAATCCTGAAAAACTTCAACAG ATTGTTGATAGGCTGCATTGGTATGCAGATGATGGTGATATG ATTGTCGACTTCTGTTGTGGTTCTAATGACTTTAGCTGTCTGATGAACGCGAAGCTTGAAGAAACGGGGAAGAAGTgcttatataaaaattacGATCTTTTTCCAGCGAAG aataatttcaattttgagaGAAAGGATTGGATGACTGTAAGTAAAGATGAGTTGGAACCAGGTTCAAAGCTG ATTATGGGGCTAAATCCACCATTTGGAGTCAATGCTTCTCTTGCAAACAAGTTTATTACCAAGGCTCTTGAGTTCCGCCCAAAGATTCTCATTCTCATTGTTCCTCCCGAGACTGAAAG GTTAGATAAAAAGAAGTCATCATATGTGCTTATATGGGAGGATAAGACGTTCCTATCTGGAAAT TCATTTTACCTGCCTGGTTCTGtcaatgaagaagacaagCAATTGGAAGACTGGAACCTTGTTCCTCCGCCACTTTCTCTCTGGAGTCGGTCCGACTTTGCAGCCAAGCACAAGAAAATAGCGGAGAAGCATTGCCATTTGTCTAGGGATGTGGGGAGCTCAAAGTTAAAGatagtggaagaagaagcaaacgcATCTTTGCATCCACTTGGAGCTTCTGATGGCATGTGTGATGATATTCCTATGGAAAAGGATGAACTTGAGGTAGCTGAATGCGTTAATAAAATCTTAGTCTCTGAGAAAATCGACACAGTAGAAACTGTAGCACGTGTACATCAGTCAGATCACTTGTCACGGAGAAGTCAGCTGAAAAAGGAGGGAAAGACCAAAGACTACTCTGGTAGGAAGCTTGGGAAATCTATGGATTCTAATAATGTGGATTGGAAGAGCAATGACATGGAAGAGGATCAAGGAGAGTTGAGTAGAGCACCAGAGAGCATCAAAGTAAAAATTCCCGAAATGACATCTGATTGGCAGAGTCCTGTTAGGTCTTCCCCAGATGATATATATGCTGTCTGCACATCAATTTCCACTACAACACCTCAAAGATCTCACGAGGCTGTAGAAGCATCTCTGCCTGCAATAACAAGGACAAAAAGTAACTTGGGAAAGAATATTAGAGAACATGGTTGTAAAGTGCAGGGCACTGGAAAACCTGAAGTGAGTCGGGATAGGCCTAGCTCTGTGAGAACTTCTAGAGAGGACATCTACACTGTTCGTCCATCGCCAGAAAATACGGGTCAGAAACCGTTTGAAGCTTTTGAACCATCTTATGGTGCAAGTTTGTCCCATTTCGACGATGGTCTTGCTGCTAAGTATGGTGGTTTCGGTGGAGGCTATAGAATGCCGGATCCTCCTTTCCTACCGGATCAGTTTCCATTGAGAAATGGTCCTAACGAGATGTTTGATTTCCGAGGATATTCAGACCTTGATAGAGGGATTGGTCAAAGAGAATATCCACAGCAGTACGGTGGGCACTTGGACCCCATGTtagctcctcctcctcctccaaatCTGATGGACAATGCATTCCCATTGCAACAACGTTATGCGCCTCATTTCGATCAAATGAATTACCAGAGGATGAGCTCTTTCCCACCTCAGCCTCCATTGCAACCTAGCGGACATAATCTCTTAAATCCTCATGACTTTCCACTGCCACCGCCACCACCTAGTGACTTCGAAATGAGTCCAAGGGGTTTTGCCCCTGGCCCGAACCCGAACTACCCTTATATGAGTCGATCTGGCGGTTGGATTAATGACTAG
- a CDS encoding MBOAT (membrane bound O-acyl transferase) family protein (MBOAT (membrane bound O-acyl transferase) family protein; CONTAINS InterPro DOMAIN/s: Wax synthase (InterPro:IPR017088); BEST Arabidopsis thaliana protein match is: MBOAT (membrane bound O-acyl transferase) family protein (TAIR:AT5G55350.1); Has 1807 Blast hits to 1807 proteins in 277 species: Archae - 0; Bacteria - 0; Metazoa - 736; Fungi - 347; Plants - 385; Viruses - 0; Other Eukaryotes - 339 (source: NCBI BLink).), whose amino-acid sequence MEEELKNFIKLWISAIISISYCYYLSTGIKAGVFRLLSVLPVCALFLVFPLFFSYVHFSGCMAFFLSWLANFKLILFSFDQGPLSPLPRTLSRFICITCFPIKPQQNPNIQNYKIPIWLFAIKVVIFVVLLQMYEYKQYLSPALLLVFNSLHIFLELEIVFMLVKALVFITLGCDLEPQSNEPYLATSLQDFWGRRWNLMVPAILRPAVYLPARRMACRKVNSDQAMFLGVFAAFLVSGAVHEMLFFYLTREVPTGEVTWFFLLHGVCTVAEVAVKKSTFVRRWWRVSPTVSRLLTVGFVVVTSGWFFFPLIRSGIIERLASEALMCIDFVKHKFLLLLLGD is encoded by the coding sequence atggaagaagaacTCAAGAACTTCATCAAGCTTTGGATTTCAGCAATAATCTCCATATCTTACTGTTACTACTTATCAACAGGAATCAAAGCTGGTGTTTTTCGATTACTCTCTGTTCTTCCTGTAtgtgctctgtttcttgtttttcctctgtttttctcctATGTTCACTTCTCTGGTTGCATGGCTTTTTTCCTCTCATGGCTCGCAAATTTCAAACTCATCCTCTTCTCCTTCGATCAAGGTCCTCTTTCCCCACTTCCTCGAACTCTCTCCCGATTCATATGCATCACTTGCTTCCCCATCAAGCctcaacaaaaccctaatattcaaaattataaaatccCCATATGGCTTTTCGCCATTAAAGTTGTCATCTTTGTTGTCTTGTTACAAATGTATGAATACAAACAATATCTGTCTCCGGctttattattggtttttaattCTCTACATATATTCTTGGAGCTTGAGATTGTCTTTATGCTCGTCAAAGCATTGGTCTTTATCACTCTTGGCTGCGATCTAGAGCCACAGTCCAATGAACCATACTTAGCCACTTCTCTTCAAGACTTCTGGGGTCGTCGGTGGAACCTCATGGTCCCGGCGATTCTCCGGCCGGCTGTCTACCTCCCGGCGAGACGAATGGCCTGTCGGAAAGTTAACTCCGATCAGGCTATGTTCTTGGGAGTTTTCGCAGCGTTTCTCGTCTCCGGTGCGGTTCATGAGATGCTCTTCTTCTATCTTACCCGTGAGGTTCCTACAGGGGAAGTCACTTGGTTCTTTTTGTTACATGGAGTTTGCACGGTGGCGGAAGTGGCGGTGAAGAAGAGTACATTTGTGCGGCGATGGTGGAGAGTGAGTCCGACGGTGTCACGTCTTCTGACGGtcggttttgttgttgtgacGAGTGGTTGGTTCTTTTTCCCTCTTATAAGGAGTGGCATCATCGAAAGACTCGCTAGCGAAGCCTTAATGTGCATTGATTTCGTCAAGCACAAGTTTCTTCTGTTACTTTTGGGTGATTAA
- a CDS encoding MBOAT (membrane bound O-acyl transferase) family protein (MBOAT (membrane bound O-acyl transferase) family protein; CONTAINS InterPro DOMAIN/s: Wax synthase (InterPro:IPR017088); BEST Arabidopsis thaliana protein match is: MBOAT (membrane bound O-acyl transferase) family protein (TAIR:AT5G55360.1); Has 1807 Blast hits to 1807 proteins in 277 species: Archae - 0; Bacteria - 0; Metazoa - 736; Fungi - 347; Plants - 385; Viruses - 0; Other Eukaryotes - 339 (source: NCBI BLink).): protein MEEELMSLIKVWVYAIISISYCYYTSTRIKSGVFRLLSVLPVCVLFLVLPLFVSSVHFSGSTAFFLSWLANFKLILFSFDQGPLFPVPSNLSRFVCFTCFPIKLQQNPKPQNQMPKWGFAVKLAFFGVLLHMYEYKQHMSPTVLLVLYSLHIYLEYEILLAPLKVLLSISLWCDLEPHFNEPYLSTSLQDFWGRRWNLMVPAILRPAVYLPVRQMAGRKMNSDQALFLGVFASFLVSGVVHELIFFYFTRESPTGEVTLFFVLHGVCTAAECAAKRTRLVRRWKVSQMVSRLLTVGFVVMTGGWLFFPHLARSGMIERLADEAFLFIGFVKHKFFYLCRNQSLKS from the coding sequence ATGGAGGAAGAACTCATGAGCTTAATCAAAGTATGGGTTTATGCAATAATCTCCATATCTTACTGTTACTACACATCAACAAGAATCAAATCTGGTGTTTTTCGATTACTATCTGTTCTTCCtgtttgtgttctgtttcttgttctcCCTCTGTTTGTTTCCTCTGTTCACTTTTCTGGTTCCACAGCATTTTTCCTCTCATGGCTTGCCAATTTCAAACTAATCCTCTTCTCCTTCGACCAAGGTCCACTTTTCCCAGTTCCCTCAAATCTCTCCCGATTCGTCTGCTTCACTTGCTTCCCCATCAAGCttcaacaaaaccctaaacctcaAAATCAAATGCCTAAATGGGGTTTCGCAGTTAAACTTGCCTTCTTTGGTGTGTTGTTGCATATGTATGAATACAAACAACATATGTCTCCGACTGTTCTATTGGTTCTCTATTCTCTGCATATATACTTGGAGTATGAGATTCTCTTAGCTCCCTTGAAAGTTCTGCTTAGTATCTCTCTTTGGTGCGACCTCGAGCCGCATTTCAATGAACCATACTTATCCACCTCTCTTCAAGACTTCTGGGGTCGTCGATGGAACCTCATGGTCCCGGCGATTCTCCGGCCGGCTGTCTACCTCCCGGTGCGACAAATGGCCGGTCGGAAAATGAACTCTGATCAGGCTTTGTTCTTGGGAGTTTTTGCCTCGTTCCTTGTTTCCGGTGTGGTTCACGagcttattttcttctattttacACGTGAATCGCCGACAGGTGAAGTCACTTTGTTCTTTGTATTACATGGAGTTTGCACTGCCGCTGAATGCGCTGCGAAGAGGACGAGGTTGGTGCGGCGATGGAAGGTGAGTCAGATGGTTTCACGACTGCTCACGGTGGGATTTGTTGTTATGACCGGTGGTTGGTTGTTTTTCCCTCACCTTGCAAGGAGTGGCATGATCGAGAGACTAGCTGACGAAgcctttttgtttattggtttCGTCAAGCACAAGTTTTTCTACCTTTGTAGAAACCAATCGCTAAAATCGTAG
- a CDS encoding MBOAT (membrane bound O-acyl transferase) family protein (MBOAT (membrane bound O-acyl transferase) family protein; CONTAINS InterPro DOMAIN/s: Wax synthase (InterPro:IPR017088), Membrane bound O-acyl transferase, MBOAT (InterPro:IPR004299); BEST Arabidopsis thaliana protein match is: MBOAT (membrane bound O-acyl transferase) family protein (TAIR:AT5G55370.1); Has 1807 Blast hits to 1807 proteins in 277 species: Archae - 0; Bacteria - 0; Metazoa - 736; Fungi - 347; Plants - 385; Viruses - 0; Other Eukaryotes - 339 (source: NCBI BLink).), producing MEEKFRNLIEVWISALISLSYCYYISSKLSKGVLRLLSILPVCILFLVLPLFLSCVHFCAISVLFLSWLANFKLLLFAFDEGPLFPLPPKLSRFICFACLPIKIRQDPSPNAIPNLHPKPMPKWVLAVKILVLGVLLHVYEYRDGLPRFVVLALYCLHIYLEVELVLVFVGAVVSTLLGCNIEPVFNEPYLATSLQDFWSRRWNLMVSAVLRSTVHIPVQRFFKRILSPDGAMFAGVMASFFVSGLMHELLYFYMIRKPPTWEVTCFFVLHGAATATEIAVKRTQWLRPPHRAVSGLVVLTFVSVTGVWLFLAQVLRNNVHEKAIGECLLVLDLAKLFTSS from the coding sequence atggaagaaaagTTTAGAAACTTAATCGAGGTATGGATCTCTGCTTTAATCTCTCTATCTTACTGTTATTACATATCGTCTAAACTCTCCAAAGGTGTTCTTCGTCTCCTCTCTATTCTTCCAGTCTGCattctgtttcttgttcttcctctgttcctcTCTTGTGTGCACTTTTGCGCCATTTcagttctttttctttcatggcTTGCAAACTTTAAGCTTCTTCTATTTGCCTTTGATGAGGGACCTTTGTTCCCACTTCCTCCAAAACTCTCCCGTTTCATCTGCTTCGCTTGTTTACCCATCAAAATCAGACAAGACCCTTCTCCAAATGCGATACCAAATCTTCATCCTAAACCTATGCCTAAATGGGTTTTGGCTGTTAAAATTTTGGTCTTGGGCGTCTTGTTACATGTTTATGAATACAGGGATGGTTTGCCTCGGTTTGTTGTCTTGGCTCTCTATTGTCTCCATATTTACCTTGAGGTAGAACTTGTCTTGGTCTTTGTTGGAGCCGTGGTATCTACTCTTCTTGGGTGTAACATCGAGCCGGTGTTCAATGAGCCCTACCTAGCTACCTCCCTACAAGACTTCTGGAGCCGCAGATGGAACCTCATGGTTTCAGCCGTCCTACGCTCAACCGTTCACATTCCGGTTCAGCGTTTTTTCAAACGCATACTCAGTCCAGACGGGGCTATGTTTGCTGGGGTCATGGCATCGTTCTTTGTCTCAGGCTTGATGCATGAGCTGCTCTACTTTTACATGATCCGTAAGCCTCCAACTTGGGAAGTCacttgtttctttgtgttgCATGGTGCTGCCACTGCCACTGAGATAGCGGTGAAGAGAACACAATGGTTGAGGCCACCGCACCGGGCTGTCTCTGGTCTTGTAGTTCTGACGTTTGTGAGTGTGACGGGCGTTTGGCTATTCCTCGCTCAAGTGCTGAGAAACAATGTCCATGAGAAAGCGATTGGAGAATGTTTATTGGTTCTTGACCTAGCCAAGTTATTcacttcttcatga
- a CDS encoding MBOAT (membrane bound O-acyl transferase) family protein (MBOAT (membrane bound O-acyl transferase) family protein; CONTAINS InterPro DOMAIN/s: Wax synthase (InterPro:IPR017088); BEST Arabidopsis thaliana protein match is: MBOAT (membrane bound O-acyl transferase) family protein (TAIR:AT5G55380.1); Has 1807 Blast hits to 1807 proteins in 277 species: Archae - 0; Bacteria - 0; Metazoa - 736; Fungi - 347; Plants - 385; Viruses - 0; Other Eukaryotes - 339 (source: NCBI BLink).) yields MEEELRNLIKVWISALISISYCYYISSKISKGVLRLLSLLPIFIIFLLLPLFFSSVHFCVISGFFFTWLANFKLFLFAFDQEPLSPLPSNLTRFFCFACFPIKINKNPSSNRIHNKPMSKWVLAFKLLIFSFLLHVYRNNYDSGLSRFAFLALFTIHVYLEAELILVFVGALMSMLLGCEMEPVFNDPYLATSLQEFWSRRWNLMVPAVLRPAVHIPVQRFCAPLLGLHRAFYAGMLATFIVSGLMHELIYFYVIRKSPTWEVTCFFLLHGVVTCLEIAMKRMRWLPTPRRAVSGLAITVFLLVTAGWLFYPQMLRNDVHKRVISECLLVIDVVKRHVVCILM; encoded by the coding sequence atggaagaagagTTGAGAAACCTAATCAAGGTTTGGATCTCTGCCTTAATCTCCATATCTTACTGTTACTACATCTCATCAAAAATCTCCAAAGGTGTTCTTcgtctcctctctcttcttcccatcttcatcatctttcttcttcttcctctcttcttctcttctgtcCACTTCTGCGTCATctcaggtttcttcttcacatggCTCGCAAATTTCAAGctctttctctttgctttCGATCAAGAACCTTTAAGCCCACTTCCCTCAAATCTCACCCGTTTCTTCTGCTTCGCTTGTTTCCccatcaaaatcaataaaaacccTTCTTCAAATCGAATCCACAACAAACCTATGTCTAAATGGGTCCTTGCTTTCAAACTTTTGATCTTTTCCTTCTTATTACATGTGTATAGAAACAACTATGATTCCGGTTTATCACGGTTCGCTTTCTTGGCTCTCTTTACCATTCATGTTTACCTCGAGGCAGAACTTATCTTAGTCTTCGTCGGTGCCTTGATGTCTATGCTTCTTGGTTGTGAAATGGAACCGGTATTCAATGATCCTTACTTAGCCACTTCTTTACAAGAGTTTTGGAGCCGTAGATGGAACCTCATGGTCCCAGCCGTACTCCGTCCAGCCGTCCACATACCGGTTCAGCGATTTTGTGCACCGTTACTCGGTCTACACCGGGCTTTTTACGCTGGAATGTTAGCCACGTTTATTGTCTCTGGTTTAATGCATGAGCTGATTTACTTTTATGTTATCCGCAAATCTCCAACTTGGGAAGTCacttgcttctttcttttgcatgGAGTTGTAACTTGCCTAGAGATAGCGATGAAGAGGATGCGGTGGCTTCCTACGCCACGTCGGGCGGTCTCGGGTCTTGCAATTACGGTGTTTTTGCTCGTTACAGCTGGTTGGTTGTTTTACCCTCAAATGTTAAGAAATGATGTGCATAAGAGAGTGATAAGTGAATGTTTGTTGGTTATTGACGTTGTTAAAAGGCACGTTGTCTGTATTTTAATGTAA